One genomic region from Bacillus aquiflavi encodes:
- a CDS encoding COX15/CtaA family protein produces MRRSLKWFAVLTTLGMLIILLGGALVTKTDSGMGCGTSWPLCNDELIPSEITPELIIELAHRLVSGTVGIMVLILSIWSWKAIGHIRETKFLSILSFSFLVLQGLIGAAAVIWGQSDFVLALHFGISLISFAAIFLLTLLIFEVDKKFEAEKVVIDSKMRNHIIGVTVYSYIVIYTGALVRHIDASLVCPDWPFCVNSLISLPQNLYKWVQMGHRFAAGLIFIWIGYIMLLAIKNYQHQKVVYIGWIIAFVLVSLQVAAGALVVMSRLNLYIALAHAFFIACLFGVLSYFILLASRSKKNELALVNKQVHEDNKKPAPVTVQ; encoded by the coding sequence TTGCGAAGATCTCTTAAATGGTTTGCCGTGCTTACAACATTGGGAATGTTGATTATTTTGCTCGGCGGAGCATTAGTTACAAAAACTGACTCCGGAATGGGCTGTGGCACATCTTGGCCCTTATGTAACGACGAATTAATACCAAGCGAGATTACTCCTGAACTTATTATCGAGCTGGCACACAGACTCGTCTCCGGCACTGTTGGAATTATGGTTCTTATCTTATCAATCTGGTCTTGGAAAGCTATCGGTCATATTAGGGAAACTAAGTTTTTATCGATCTTATCCTTTTCATTCCTCGTCTTACAAGGTTTGATAGGAGCCGCAGCAGTTATTTGGGGACAATCAGATTTTGTCTTAGCTCTCCATTTCGGGATATCCCTTATCTCTTTTGCGGCAATCTTTTTATTAACTTTACTTATTTTTGAAGTAGATAAAAAATTTGAGGCTGAAAAAGTTGTCATTGATAGCAAAATGCGAAATCACATTATTGGTGTTACTGTATATAGCTACATCGTCATTTACACAGGTGCTCTTGTTCGCCATATTGATGCAAGCCTTGTATGTCCTGATTGGCCATTTTGTGTGAATTCACTTATTTCTCTCCCACAAAATTTATATAAGTGGGTGCAAATGGGGCATCGTTTTGCAGCGGGATTAATCTTTATTTGGATAGGCTATATCATGTTATTAGCAATCAAAAATTATCAACATCAAAAAGTAGTTTATATCGGATGGATTATCGCCTTTGTTCTAGTATCACTTCAAGTTGCTGCTGGTGCTTTAGTTGTGATGTCGAGACTTAACTTATATATAGCTTTGGCACACGCTTTCTTTATTGCCTGTCTTTTTGGAGTGTTAAGCTACTTTATTTTGTTAGCTTCACGCAGTAAAAAAAATGAGCTTGCCTTAGTGAATAAGCAAGTACATGAAGATAACAAAAAACCGGCTCCTGTCACAGTTCAATAA